A single region of the Lysinibacillus sp. B2A1 genome encodes:
- a CDS encoding MFS transporter, whose protein sequence is MKKAILLLMSVQFLVYLGFGIIIPVLPEVIVQHNWDDLHVGGLLTVYSLASFFTAPLWGILSDKVGRKQLILMGLVGFSLSFVIFSLFIDNLVILYVSRVVGGLFSGALYTAVTGFVGDMSSEEDRNKYMGLMGMSIGLGFIFGPAIGGMLGHYSLQLPFISSALLIALLFIYASFVLKEPEKRKDTNKRAIVPKGAGKMLQYRVRYLFMFSFLVTFMLAGVEATFQLFQIDRIQITPLQIGYLFMFSGFVDAAIQGGVVRRIKNGHETAWLIGAQIITAIGMLLFTLTANLFIAGLALCVFTAGNALARTCVVSLSSKESGGQYGTAAGLSYSMDNLGRILGPLFFTWLFTVQSSLGYYISAAIAVVSISIIFIYKASNKSLRLE, encoded by the coding sequence ATGAAAAAGGCAATTTTATTATTAATGTCTGTTCAATTCCTCGTATATCTAGGATTTGGGATTATAATTCCAGTCTTACCAGAGGTTATTGTTCAGCACAATTGGGATGATCTACATGTGGGCGGCTTATTAACTGTGTACTCCCTTGCGAGTTTCTTTACTGCACCACTTTGGGGTATTCTATCTGATAAGGTAGGACGTAAACAGCTTATTTTAATGGGTCTAGTTGGTTTTAGTTTAAGCTTTGTTATTTTCTCTTTATTTATAGATAATCTAGTAATTTTATATGTCTCACGTGTTGTGGGCGGTTTATTCTCAGGTGCACTTTATACAGCGGTAACTGGCTTCGTTGGCGATATGTCAAGTGAGGAAGACCGCAATAAATACATGGGTCTAATGGGCATGTCCATCGGGCTTGGCTTTATTTTTGGTCCAGCAATCGGTGGTATGCTAGGTCATTATAGTCTACAATTACCCTTTATTAGTTCAGCACTATTAATTGCACTATTATTTATTTATGCAAGTTTCGTCTTAAAAGAACCTGAAAAACGAAAAGATACAAATAAACGTGCCATTGTGCCAAAAGGTGCTGGTAAAATGCTGCAATATCGAGTGCGTTATTTGTTTATGTTCTCCTTTTTAGTGACTTTTATGCTGGCAGGAGTAGAGGCAACTTTCCAGCTGTTTCAAATCGATCGCATTCAAATTACCCCATTACAAATTGGTTATTTATTTATGTTTAGTGGTTTTGTAGATGCAGCCATCCAAGGCGGGGTTGTAAGAAGAATTAAAAATGGACATGAGACAGCCTGGTTAATAGGTGCTCAAATCATAACAGCTATTGGTATGCTTTTATTCACTTTAACAGCTAACTTATTTATAGCTGGTCTTGCACTTTGTGTCTTTACTGCGGGTAATGCACTTGCAAGAACTTGTGTTGTATCACTGTCATCGAAAGAATCAGGAGGCCAGTATGGAACTGCTGCAGGCCTTTCCTATTCAATGGATAATCTAGGGCGCATTCTAGGTCCCTTATTCTTCACTTGGTTATTTACAGTACAATCGAGCCTTGGTTATTATATCTCCGCAGCAATAGCTGTAGTTTCGATAAGTATCATATTCATCTATAAAGCCTCAAATAAATCTTTACGACTTGAATAA
- a CDS encoding DUF1963 domain-containing protein, protein MLKMNNGGLCMMNKTTNLLLPKELELLRFEIENTLLSSMIITPYKRSTTITESKFAGVPYLPYYQTYPKDITGESMRLLAQINFAQMPPLKDFPTQGILQFYISSNIFVNADHYHEDIFQQFYKIRFYPTINSKVAIPIQEFITYSNDWFPIHQELALHFHPNQEPVSALDYRAVCYLPNLIPSQLDMDLQEIYLQHFLGAGAKIGGYAYFLEDDIRHESKLLQRYDVLLLQIDSNDELGIMWADSGVGKFFINREKLLQKDFSDILFQWEHY, encoded by the coding sequence TTGCTTAAGATGAATAACGGAGGGCTCTGCATGATGAATAAAACAACAAATCTCTTACTTCCAAAAGAGCTGGAATTGCTTCGTTTCGAAATTGAAAACACACTGCTTTCATCTATGATTATTACACCTTACAAGCGTTCAACAACCATAACTGAAAGTAAATTTGCTGGTGTGCCATATTTACCTTATTATCAGACATATCCTAAAGATATAACAGGTGAGTCAATGCGGCTATTAGCGCAAATTAACTTTGCACAAATGCCACCACTAAAGGATTTTCCAACTCAAGGTATTCTTCAATTTTATATTTCATCTAATATATTTGTGAATGCAGATCATTACCATGAAGATATTTTTCAACAGTTTTATAAAATCAGATTTTACCCTACCATAAATTCTAAAGTGGCAATTCCCATACAAGAATTTATAACATATTCAAATGATTGGTTCCCTATTCATCAGGAATTAGCATTACACTTCCACCCAAATCAGGAACCTGTATCTGCTTTAGATTATCGCGCTGTATGTTATTTGCCTAATTTAATACCTTCACAGTTGGATATGGATTTACAAGAAATTTATCTTCAACATTTTTTAGGTGCTGGTGCTAAAATTGGTGGCTATGCTTATTTTTTAGAGGATGACATCCGTCATGAATCAAAGCTCCTTCAACGCTATGATGTCTTGTTACTCCAAATTGACTCTAACGATGAACTCGGTATTATGTGGGCAGATAGTGGTGTAGGAAAATTTTTTATCAATCGTGAAAAGCTACTTCAAAAAGATTTTTCTGATATTTTATTTCAATGGGAGCATTACTAA
- a CDS encoding rod shape-determining protein RodA: protein MENKRNFANRFDWTLAFILFTFLVISLLAIASAQTSGQYGINYVPKQLQWYIIGAVIIGIVMFFEPDQYKKMSWYMYGAGIALLVILIFMPEGKGQIGERVNGAKSWYHTPMGNMQPSEFMKTFYILALARLISKHHEVYSLRSLKTDFILLAKITATLIVPLALIWEQPDLGSALVFFAITAALIIVAGISWKIILPTLFGGAVTGGTLLWMALYMQDFLEKTFGFKTYQFARIYSWLDPYSYSSSDGYHLITSLNAIGSGEIFGKGFRGREVYVAENHTDFIFSVIGEEWGFVGASFVICIFFLLIYHLTKTTLLLKDPFSTYVCAGIIAMITFHVFENIGMTIQLLPITGIPLPFISYGGSSLMGNALAIGLVFSMRFHYRTYMFTTHDEDD, encoded by the coding sequence ATGGAAAATAAACGAAATTTCGCGAATCGTTTTGATTGGACGCTCGCTTTTATACTTTTTACCTTCCTGGTCATTAGTTTGCTTGCCATTGCATCGGCACAAACATCCGGGCAGTATGGCATCAACTATGTTCCCAAACAGCTACAATGGTACATAATTGGTGCAGTAATCATTGGTATAGTTATGTTTTTTGAGCCTGATCAATATAAAAAAATGTCATGGTATATGTATGGTGCAGGTATCGCTCTGTTAGTAATTCTTATTTTTATGCCTGAAGGTAAAGGACAAATAGGAGAGCGTGTGAATGGCGCAAAAAGCTGGTATCATACTCCAATGGGGAATATGCAGCCCTCTGAATTTATGAAAACTTTTTACATTTTAGCACTTGCTCGTCTTATTAGTAAGCATCATGAAGTTTATTCATTACGATCCTTAAAAACAGATTTTATATTATTAGCTAAAATCACTGCTACATTGATAGTTCCATTAGCACTTATTTGGGAGCAGCCTGACCTTGGATCAGCCCTTGTGTTCTTTGCCATTACAGCCGCGCTTATTATTGTCGCTGGTATATCATGGAAGATAATTTTACCAACCCTTTTTGGTGGAGCTGTCACTGGTGGTACACTTTTATGGATGGCCCTCTATATGCAGGATTTTTTAGAGAAAACATTCGGCTTTAAGACATACCAGTTTGCCCGAATCTATTCGTGGTTAGATCCCTATTCATATTCGTCAAGTGATGGCTATCATTTAATTACTTCCCTGAATGCTATTGGTTCTGGGGAAATTTTCGGTAAAGGTTTCAGAGGACGTGAGGTTTACGTTGCAGAAAACCATACCGATTTCATATTCTCTGTTATTGGTGAGGAATGGGGTTTTGTTGGTGCTAGTTTTGTTATCTGTATTTTCTTCTTATTAATTTATCATTTAACAAAAACGACATTATTATTAAAAGATCCATTTTCAACCTATGTGTGCGCTGGTATTATTGCCATGATAACGTTCCACGTATTCGAAAACATCGGCATGACAATTCAGTTATTACCGATAACAGGTATTCCTTTACCATTTATCAGTTATGGAGGCAGTTCATTAATGGGGAACGCCCTCGCTATCGGTCTTGTCTTTAGCATGCGCTTCCACTATCGTACCTACATGTTTACTACTCATGATGAAGACGATTGA